In Lotus japonicus ecotype B-129 chromosome 5, LjGifu_v1.2, one genomic interval encodes:
- the LOC130718294 gene encoding actin-depolymerizing factor-like encodes MAFRARVGGGNASSGMGVAEQSVSTFLELQKKKIHRYVIFKIDENKKEVVVEKTGSPAESYEDFTASLPENDCRYAVFDFDFVTPENCQKSKIFFIAWSPSVARIRPKMLYATSKDRFRRELQGIHYEIQATDPTEMDLEVLRDRAN; translated from the exons ATGGCTTTCAGAGCTAGGGTTGGAGGG GGAAATGCCTCTTCTGGAATGGGTGTTGCTGAGCAAAGCGTAAGCACATTCCTGGAActgcagaagaagaaaatacaTCGATatgttattttcaaaattgatgAGAATAAGAAAGAGGTTGTGGTCGAAAAAACTGGAAGCCCTGCTGAGAGCTATGAAGATTTCACTGCATCCTTGCCTGAGAACGATTGCAGATATGCTGTCTTTGACTTTGACTTTGTGACACCTGAGAACTGCCAAAAGAGCAAAATCTTTTTTATTGCATG GTCTCCTTCTGTAGCCCGAATTCGCCCTAAGATGCTTTATGCAACATCGAAAGACAGGTTCAGAAGGGAGCTGCAGGGAATACATTATGAGATTCAGGCAACAGACCCAACGGAGATGGATCTCGAAGTCCTCCGAGACCGTGCAAACTGA
- the LOC130717986 gene encoding cryptochrome-1-like, with translation MRSQRTIVWFRRDLRIEDNPALTAAVKEGSVFPVFIWCPKEEEQFYPGRVSRWWLKQSLAQLDQSLKSLGAGLVLIKTHSTLSALVEGINAIQATKLVYNHLYDPVSLVRDHTIKEKLVELGISVQSYNGDLLYEPWEVYDKSGHAFTTFDPFWQRCLHMQAKAVSLIPAWQLIPAEGKVEDCSIEELGLENELEKASNALLGRAWSPGWSNADKALTEFVEKHLLHYSKNRLKVGGDSTSLLSPYLHFGEVSVRKVFQLARMKQILWANEGNCDGEESVTLFLRAIGLREYSRYLCFNFPFTHERPLLGHLKFFPWNTDPVNFKSWRQGRTGYPLVDAGMRELWATGWIHNRTRVIISSFAVKVLLLPWRWGMKYFWDTLLDADLENDILGWQYISGCLPDGHELERLDDPEILGAKFDPEGEYVRQWLPELARMPTEWIHHPWDAPLSVLAAAGVELGQNYPNPIIDIDLARDRLTKAIFKMWEAEAAAKSEARSEEVVDNSNSAENLDIPKVVLQGKTLGPTVSANDQEVPALQDPKNGQPIRKRSKCVAEAGQNQDNSQNHDKDAEVSVSGIDQDVCSTADSSCKKQSTTTSTYSFSVPQQCSSSSSLKWPWQE, from the exons ATGAGGAGCCAAAGGACCATTGTTTGGTTTAGAAGGGACCTTAGAATTGAGGACAATCCTGCATTAACTGCTGCTGTTAAGGAGGGTTCAGTATTCCCTGTGTTCATATGGTGCCCTAAAGAAGAAGAGCAATTTTATCCTGGAAGAGTGTCAAGGTGGTGGCTGAAGCAGTCTCTTGCTCAGTTGGATCAGTCACTGAAATCTCTTGGAGCTGGACTTGTGCTGATCAAAACCCACAGTACTCTTTCTGCTCTTGTGGAGGGTATAAATGCTATTCAAGCAACAAAACTTGTATATAACCATCTCTATG ATCCTGTTTCACTTGTCCGTGATCACACCATCAAAGAAAAACTAGTGGAACTTGGCATCTCTGTGCAAAGTTACAATGGGGATCTATTGTATGAGCCATGGGAAGTGTATGACAAGAGTGGACATGCTTTCACAACCTTTGATCCTTTTTGGCAGAGATGCTTGCACATGCAAGCGAAAGCCGTTTCACTCATTCCTGCATGGCAATTAATTCCAGCTGAAG GAAAAGTTGAAGACTGCTCAATTGAAGAACTAGGTCTTGAAAATGAATTAGAAAAAGCCAGTAATGCTTTACTAGGACGAGCATGGTCTCCAGGTTGGAGCAATGCTGACAAGGCTTTAACAGAATTTGTGGAGAAGCATCTACTGCACTACTCCAAGAATAGGCTAAAGGTTGGGGGAGACTCCACCTCACTCTTGTCCCCATATCTTCATTTTGGAGAAGTGAGTGTGCGGAAAGTCTTTCAATTGGCACGTATGAAGCAGATATTATGGGCTAATGAAGGCAACTGCGATGGCGAAGAGAGTGTCACTCTTTTCCTCAGGGCCATTGGTCTTAGAGAGTACTCACGCTATCTCTGTTTCAATTTTCCATTCACTCATGAGAGGCCACTTCTCGGGCATTTGAAGTTTTTTCCTTGGAATACTGATCCTGTGAACTTCAAGAGTTGGAGACAAGGAAGGACTGGCTATCCTTTAGTAGATGCAGGTATGAGAGAACTTTGGGCAACAGGGTGGATACACAACAGAACAAGAGTGATAATTTCCAGTTTTGCTGTGAAAGTGTTGCTTCTACCCTGGAGATGGGGAATGAAATATTTCTGGGATACACTGTTGGATGCAGACCTTGAAAATGATATCTTGGGCTGGCAGTATATCTCAGGATGCTTACCAGATGGTCATGAGCTTGAGCGCTTGGACGATCCTGAG ATTCTAGGGGCGAAATTCGATCCAGAGGGTGAATATGTAAGGCAGTGGCTACCCGAGTTAGCACGAATGCCAACTGAGTGGATCCACCACCCTTGGGACGCACCACTTAGTGTTCTTGCAGCGGCAGGAGTTGAGCTGGGTCAAAATTATCCAAATCCAATAATTGATATAGATTTGGCCAGAGATAGACTGACTAAAGCTATATTCAAGATGTGGGAAGCTGAGGCGGCAGCAAAATCTGAAGCAAGGAGTGAAGAAGTTGTAGACAACTCCAACAGTGCTGAAAACTTAGACATTCCAAAAGTTGTCTTGCAGGGCAAGACTCTGGGCCCTACTGTTTCAGCTAATGATCAGGAGGTGCCTGCACTTCAGGACCCCAAGAATGGTCAACCTATTCGGAAGAGATCGAAATGTGTCGCTGAGGCGGGACAGAACCAGGATAATTCACAAAATCATGATAAAGATGCTGAGGTTTCAGTGTCAGGCATTGATCAAGACGTGTGTTCTACAGCCGACTCTTCATGTAAGAAGCAGAGTACAACTACAAGCACATATTCATTTTCTGTCCCGCAACAGTGTTCCTCATCTTCTAGTCTGAAATGGCCATGGCAAGAATAG
- the LOC130717987 gene encoding probable aspartic proteinase GIP2 gives MLVPMATSLKLFIFSSFLSLMITSSIAQTSFRPKALVLPITKDVTSSLPQYITQIKQRTPLVPVKLTLDLGGGYLWVNCENRQYVSSTFKPARCGSSQCSLFGLTGCSGDKICGRSPSNTVTGVSSYGDIHSDVVSVNSTDGTTPTKVVSVPNFLFICGSKVVQNGLAKGVTGMAGLGRTRVSLPSQFSSAFSFHRKFAICLTANSGADGVMFFGDGPYNLNQDVSKVLTYTPLITNPVSTAPSAFLGEPSVEYFIGVKSIKVSEKNVPLNTTLLSINKNGVGGTKISTVNPYTVMETTIYKAVADAFVKSLGAPTVSPVAPFGTCFATKDISFSRIGPGVPAIDLVLQNGVEWPIIGANSMVQFDDVICLGFVDAGSNPKASQVGFVNGGSHPVTSITIGAHQLENNLLKFDLAASRLGFRSLFLEHDNCQNFRFTSST, from the coding sequence ATGCTTGTTCCAATGGCTACCTCACTAAAACTCTTCATCTTTTCATCCTTTCTCTCATTGATGATCACCTCCTCCATAGCACAAACCTCATTCAGACCAAAAGCACTTGTTCTCCCCATCACCAAAGATGTCACTTCCTCTCTTCCTCAATACATCACTCAAATCAAACAAAGAACACCACTTGTCCCAGTTAAACTAACACTTGATCTTGGTGGCGGTTACCTCTGGGTGAACTGTGAAAACCGCCAGTATGTCTCATCCACCTTCAAACCTGCCCGATGTGGGTCTTCACAGTGCTCACTTTTCGGCCTAACTGGTTGCAGTGGTGACAAAATCTGTGGCCGTTCACCAAGCAACACTGTCACTGGTGTCTCCAGTTATGGTGACATTCATTCAGATGTTGTCTCTGTTAATTCCACAGATGGAACCACCCCTACCAAGGTTGTTTCTGTGCCTAACTTCCTCTTCATTTGTGGGTCAAAGGTTGTTCAAAATGGTCTTGCTAAAGGTGTCACAGGCATGGCTGGTCTTGGTAGAACCAGAGTTTCACTCCCTTCACAGTTTTCCTCTGCTTTCAGCTTCCATAGAAAATTTGCAATTTGCTTGACTGCTAACTCTGGAGCTGATGGGGTGATGTTTTTTGGTGATGGGCCTTATAATTTGAACCAGGATGTGTCCAAAGTTCTCACCTATACTCCTCTGATTACAAACCCTGTTAGCACTGCTCCTAGTGCTTTCTTGGGTGAACCATCAGTGGAGTATTTCATTGGAGTGAAATCCATCAAAGTTTCTGAGAAAAATGTACCTTTGAACACAACCCTTTTGTCTATAAACAAAAATGGAGttggagggactaaaatcagcACTGTTAATCCCTACACTGTGATGGAGACAACTATTTACAAAGCTGTTGCTGATGCTTTTGTGAAAAGTTTGGGTGCTCCTACTGTTTCACCTGTTGCTCCATTTGGGACTTGTTTTGCAACTAAGGACATTTCTTTTTCAAGAATTGGACCTGGTGTGCCTGCTATTGATCTTGTGCTgcagaatggggtggagtggcCCATTATTGGGGCTAACTCAATGGTGCAGTTTGATGATGTGATTTGCTTGGGTTTTGTGGATGCTGGGTCAAACCCAAAAGCTTCACAAGTTGGATTTGTGAATGGTGGTTCACACCCTGTGACTTCTATCACTATTGGAGCTCATCAGTTGGAGAACAACTTGCTCAAATTTGATTTGGCAGCTTCAAGGCTTGGGTTCAGATCACTGTTCTTGGAGCATGACAATTGTCAAAACTTTAGATTTACCTCTTCTACTTAG